In the genome of Bryobacteraceae bacterium, one region contains:
- the lepB gene encoding signal peptidase I, producing the protein MEEKPTGTPAPAADDAVAQADTSTRGMLTAAFGWFRDLMLSVVIAVLVILFVYQPVKVEGTSMMPSLEDQERIFINKFIYRFGMGEISRGDMIVFWYPGDPSKSYIKRVIGLPGDRIEIDEGAVSVNGGRLDESYVPPQYRDHQSVPQTVVPPDYYYVLGDHRSSSNDSRSWGPVHRRHIYGKAVFIYWPLDKMGLIR; encoded by the coding sequence ATGGAAGAAAAGCCGACCGGGACTCCCGCGCCCGCAGCGGACGATGCCGTCGCGCAAGCCGACACGTCCACCCGCGGCATGCTCACCGCCGCCTTCGGATGGTTCCGGGACCTCATGCTGTCGGTCGTCATCGCCGTCCTTGTTATCTTATTCGTCTACCAACCCGTCAAGGTGGAAGGCACCAGCATGATGCCGTCGCTCGAAGACCAGGAGCGCATCTTCATCAACAAGTTCATCTACCGCTTCGGCATGGGAGAAATCTCACGCGGCGACATGATCGTGTTCTGGTATCCTGGCGACCCCAGCAAGTCCTACATCAAACGCGTCATCGGCCTCCCCGGCGACCGCATCGAAATCGACGAAGGCGCCGTCTCGGTGAACGGCGGCCGCCTCGACGAATCCTACGTCCCCCCCCAATACCGCGACCACCAGAGCGTTCCTCAAACCGTCGTGCCGCCCGACTACTACTATGTCCTCGGCGACCATCGGTCCTCTTCGAACGACTCCCGCTCCTGGGGCCCCGTCCACCGCCGCCACATCTACGGCAAGGCCGTCTTCATCTATTGGCCGCTCGACAAGATGGGGCTCATTCGCTAG
- a CDS encoding DUF885 domain-containing protein, protein MPAARSCLALLILVSLCSCSRNRPASVPELVQEFVTATLEFWPVTATASGYHNKNGLSLDEQIDNYDEVELRKQREFYRDFQKKLEAVDAAALEPPDLADLEILRTQCEYQLLELDTIQTYKHNPTLYVELAGKAIFDPFVLLYAPADERYAHISARLLKIPQLYGQARQNLIDSPELWTTVAIRENDGNRDFIVKVLLEQAPEEWKRRLERPSQEALAAIDSFTAWMNTTLRQKKSDWRLGHDRYAAKFKVVMGLGQTPEQVLADAESELRRVRDEMGAIAASMGPAAAKPSPAGVDGIVVPALHRIALQHSTRDQYFPQAERDLAGITAFVRGQGFMPMPARGNLKVIETPEFMRGIYAVGGFNPAPPLQPELGAFYWLTPFEDSMEPERVESKLREYNNYGLKILTIHEAMPGHYLQFEFANDVKPPYRRVLRSVFANGPNVEGWAVYATDLMVAHGYMADDPAFKLTWLKQYLRAVANTILDVRLHTMGMTDEDAMTLMTGQTFQEKEEATAKLQRAKLSSVQLPTYFAGYRAWKRLREHAEKQSGFDEKAFHETALAAGAVSMASLEKIIAAGASSTAAR, encoded by the coding sequence GTGCCCGCTGCTCGTTCCTGCCTCGCCCTGTTGATCCTCGTCTCCCTCTGCTCCTGCTCGCGGAACCGTCCCGCCAGCGTCCCCGAACTGGTGCAGGAGTTCGTCACCGCCACTCTCGAGTTCTGGCCCGTCACCGCCACCGCTTCCGGCTATCACAACAAGAACGGACTCTCGCTCGACGAACAGATCGACAACTACGACGAGGTTGAACTTCGCAAGCAGCGCGAGTTCTATCGCGATTTCCAAAAGAAACTCGAAGCCGTCGACGCCGCCGCGCTGGAGCCGCCGGATCTCGCCGATCTGGAGATCCTCCGCACCCAATGCGAGTACCAGCTCCTCGAACTCGACACCATCCAGACCTACAAACACAACCCCACCCTCTACGTCGAACTCGCCGGCAAGGCCATCTTCGATCCCTTCGTGCTCCTATACGCCCCCGCCGACGAGCGCTACGCCCACATCTCGGCGCGCCTGCTGAAGATCCCCCAGCTCTACGGCCAGGCCCGTCAGAACCTCATCGACTCCCCAGAGTTGTGGACCACCGTCGCCATCCGCGAAAACGACGGCAACCGCGACTTCATCGTCAAGGTCCTCCTCGAGCAGGCGCCCGAGGAATGGAAACGGCGCCTCGAGCGCCCCTCGCAGGAAGCCCTCGCCGCCATTGACTCGTTCACCGCCTGGATGAACACCACCCTCCGCCAGAAGAAATCGGATTGGCGCCTCGGCCACGATCGCTACGCCGCCAAGTTCAAAGTCGTGATGGGCCTCGGCCAGACACCCGAACAGGTTCTCGCCGACGCCGAAAGCGAACTCCGCCGCGTTCGCGACGAGATGGGCGCCATCGCCGCCTCCATGGGACCCGCGGCCGCGAAGCCCTCACCCGCCGGCGTCGACGGCATCGTCGTCCCCGCGCTCCACCGCATCGCCCTCCAGCACTCCACGCGCGATCAGTACTTTCCCCAGGCCGAACGCGACCTCGCCGGAATCACCGCCTTCGTCCGCGGCCAGGGCTTCATGCCCATGCCCGCGCGCGGCAACCTCAAGGTGATCGAAACGCCGGAATTCATGCGCGGCATCTACGCCGTCGGCGGCTTCAATCCCGCCCCGCCGCTGCAGCCCGAACTCGGCGCTTTCTACTGGCTTACGCCGTTCGAGGACTCGATGGAGCCCGAGCGTGTCGAATCGAAGCTGCGCGAATACAACAACTACGGCTTGAAGATCCTCACCATTCACGAAGCCATGCCCGGCCACTACCTGCAGTTCGAGTTCGCCAACGACGTGAAGCCCCCGTACCGCCGCGTGCTGCGCAGCGTTTTCGCCAACGGCCCGAACGTGGAAGGCTGGGCCGTCTACGCCACGGACCTGATGGTGGCGCACGGCTACATGGCCGATGACCCGGCGTTCAAACTCACCTGGCTCAAACAATACCTCCGCGCCGTCGCCAACACCATCCTCGACGTCCGCCTCCACACCATGGGCATGACCGACGAAGACGCCATGACGCTGATGACCGGCCAGACCTTCCAGGAGAAGGAAGAAGCCACCGCCAAGCTCCAGCGCGCCAAGCTTTCTTCCGTGCAGCTACCCACCTACTTCGCCGGTTACCGCGCCTGGAAGCGTCTGCGCGAACACGCCGAAAAACAATCCGGCTTCGACGAAAAGGCGTTCCACGAAACGGCGCTCGCCGCCGGAGCCGTCTCCATGGCCTCGCTCGAAAAGATCATCGCCGCCGGCGCCTCCTCCACAGCCGCCAGATAA
- a CDS encoding YkgJ family cysteine cluster protein: MDEARLLLVLEDAAEEARRRAPGAIACAAGCGECCHRMFAITEADAARLRRGLESMERTDPARAAGIRERARAAWDRVKADFPGDAETGILKSNEEWRDWFWARTQGVPCPVQDPESQACSMYEHRTAACRLYGPLIRVGEEWSGPCPKCYAGFERAEMEAAAPAIDVDEWGEEGPETTIAAAIALAAKGLE, encoded by the coding sequence GTGGACGAGGCAAGGCTGTTGCTGGTGCTTGAAGACGCGGCGGAGGAGGCGCGGCGGCGGGCTCCGGGAGCGATCGCGTGCGCGGCGGGGTGCGGAGAGTGCTGCCATCGGATGTTCGCGATCACGGAGGCGGATGCGGCGCGGTTGCGGCGGGGTTTGGAATCGATGGAACGAACCGATCCGGCGCGGGCGGCGGGGATCCGGGAGAGGGCGCGCGCGGCGTGGGACCGGGTAAAGGCGGATTTTCCGGGTGACGCGGAGACGGGGATCCTCAAGAGCAACGAGGAGTGGCGGGACTGGTTCTGGGCCCGGACGCAGGGCGTGCCGTGTCCGGTGCAGGATCCGGAGTCGCAGGCGTGTTCGATGTACGAGCATCGGACGGCGGCGTGCCGGTTGTACGGTCCACTGATTCGCGTGGGGGAGGAGTGGAGCGGGCCGTGTCCGAAGTGTTATGCGGGGTTCGAACGCGCGGAGATGGAGGCGGCGGCGCCGGCGATCGACGTGGACGAGTGGGGCGAGGAGGGCCCGGAGACGACGATCGCGGCGGCGATTGCCTTGGCGGCGAAGGGGCTAGAATAA
- a CDS encoding TonB-dependent receptor produces MLLGAAVACAQDGSAPAAEKAAPTGESAEAAEPAKPAAAAAPAARSEVNLLGRTNSASGESRRNENVQFNLIDNNAQKELNTRLGTTASLYDEFQAERRYFGSEFGNRPTGSIHLAPAKTGGWHGSLFETHGNSVLNARSFFTVGGLPPAHENQYGFTVSGPLWKGAAVTLDGSQQRIRGNVNGNVLVPKANERTPLTADPARRDIVQRILNAYPNELPNRTDINERALNTNAPQRINDDAGGARLDQRIGGRDILATRYNFTRQKVDAFQLIAGQNPDTTTRVHNAQITWTHAQSAATVWNATTMFDRVTSLLVPEPNAVGPAATFGNVIERLGPSSSIPLNRTQNRFRQALGATQFRSGHNLSWGGELVRRQLNGFEVSSHRGTLQFRNDFGRDALTNFLLGIPNRFSGATGNVHRGFRDWQAAAWIGDSFRATPSLTLQMSLRWEALTAPVEVNKLNVAPFDADANNFSPRFGFAWRMPRRAGVLRGAYGLHYGEIFAITFQQLRYNPPLNQKFEIQSPDLVAAFSTLNVPVDPTARAAIFDISPDLATPYSHQYNLIWEPLLFSRWKVQLGYLGSRSHKLFTMLYTNRAVLDSPLPLITATITARRPDERYHDVRRIVNGSHGYFDAGRATLIAPRWRGLTLDASYWFSKAIDTGAGYTNTGTGDDGRQGQSQTETDTWLDTKSPSVFDQRQALLLRSSYALPRRPGGFAGRLLSNWEIGTIVLMKTGTPFSVLTGSDGPGFGNIDGDQGDRPHLLDASVLGRNVNHPDTSITMLPRAAFAYLRVGDRRGNLGSNTFRKDGVTNVNASLARSFSAGGDRRLTFRAESINFLNTPQFAEPTKELTSPSFGFITNTLNDGRAFRLSLRLGF; encoded by the coding sequence TTGCTGTTAGGAGCGGCCGTGGCGTGCGCGCAGGACGGATCGGCGCCGGCGGCGGAGAAAGCCGCTCCGACGGGTGAGTCCGCGGAGGCGGCCGAACCCGCCAAGCCGGCAGCGGCGGCGGCCCCGGCGGCGCGCTCCGAGGTGAATCTTCTCGGCCGAACGAACTCGGCGTCGGGTGAGAGCCGCCGCAACGAGAACGTCCAGTTCAACCTGATCGACAACAACGCCCAGAAGGAGCTGAACACGCGGTTGGGCACGACGGCGTCGCTCTACGATGAGTTCCAGGCCGAGCGGCGGTACTTCGGTTCCGAGTTCGGCAACCGGCCGACGGGCTCGATCCACCTGGCGCCGGCGAAGACGGGCGGGTGGCATGGTTCGTTGTTCGAGACCCACGGCAATTCGGTGTTGAACGCGCGTTCGTTCTTCACGGTGGGAGGCCTTCCCCCGGCGCACGAGAACCAGTACGGGTTCACGGTATCCGGACCGCTGTGGAAGGGCGCGGCGGTGACGCTAGACGGGAGCCAGCAGCGTATCCGGGGAAACGTGAACGGGAACGTGCTGGTGCCCAAGGCCAACGAGCGGACTCCGCTGACCGCCGATCCGGCGCGGCGGGATATCGTGCAGCGCATCCTCAACGCTTATCCGAACGAGCTTCCGAATCGCACCGATATCAACGAGCGCGCACTCAACACGAACGCGCCGCAGCGCATCAACGACGACGCGGGCGGCGCGCGGCTGGATCAACGGATCGGCGGGCGGGACATACTCGCGACGCGGTACAACTTCACGCGGCAGAAGGTGGACGCGTTTCAGTTGATCGCCGGGCAGAATCCGGACACGACGACGCGGGTGCACAACGCGCAGATCACATGGACGCACGCGCAAAGCGCGGCCACGGTTTGGAACGCGACGACGATGTTCGACCGTGTGACGTCCCTGCTGGTTCCGGAGCCGAACGCGGTGGGGCCGGCGGCGACGTTCGGCAACGTCATCGAGAGGCTGGGTCCGTCGTCGTCCATTCCGCTGAATCGCACACAGAACCGATTCCGGCAGGCGCTTGGCGCGACGCAGTTCCGTTCGGGGCACAATCTGAGCTGGGGCGGCGAGCTGGTGCGGCGGCAGCTCAACGGGTTCGAGGTGTCGAGCCATCGGGGGACGCTGCAGTTCCGCAACGATTTCGGCCGTGACGCGCTCACGAACTTTCTGTTGGGCATTCCGAACCGGTTCTCGGGCGCGACGGGCAATGTCCATCGCGGGTTCCGAGACTGGCAGGCGGCGGCGTGGATCGGCGATTCGTTCCGGGCCACGCCGTCGCTCACGCTGCAAATGAGCCTGCGCTGGGAGGCGCTGACGGCGCCGGTGGAGGTGAACAAGCTTAACGTGGCTCCGTTCGACGCCGACGCCAACAACTTCTCGCCGCGGTTTGGATTCGCGTGGCGGATGCCGCGGCGGGCGGGGGTGCTGCGCGGCGCCTACGGGCTCCACTACGGCGAGATCTTCGCGATCACCTTTCAGCAGCTCCGGTATAACCCGCCGCTCAACCAGAAGTTCGAGATTCAGTCGCCGGATCTAGTCGCCGCGTTTTCGACGCTGAACGTGCCGGTGGACCCGACGGCGCGGGCGGCAATTTTCGATATCTCGCCCGATCTGGCGACGCCGTACTCGCACCAATACAACCTGATCTGGGAGCCCCTGTTGTTCTCGCGCTGGAAGGTGCAGTTGGGCTACCTGGGGAGCCGTTCGCACAAGCTCTTCACGATGCTCTACACAAACCGGGCGGTGCTCGATTCCCCGCTGCCGCTGATCACGGCGACGATTACCGCCCGCCGTCCCGACGAGCGGTATCACGATGTGCGGCGGATTGTGAACGGCTCCCACGGTTACTTCGACGCGGGCCGGGCGACGTTGATCGCGCCGCGGTGGCGCGGGCTCACACTGGACGCTTCGTACTGGTTCTCGAAGGCCATCGACACCGGCGCGGGATATACGAACACCGGCACGGGCGACGACGGGAGGCAGGGCCAGAGCCAGACCGAGACGGACACGTGGCTCGATACGAAAAGCCCGAGCGTGTTCGACCAGCGCCAAGCCCTGCTGCTGCGATCCTCCTACGCGCTGCCGCGGCGGCCTGGAGGCTTCGCCGGCCGCTTGCTGAGCAACTGGGAGATTGGAACGATCGTGCTGATGAAGACCGGCACGCCGTTCAGCGTGCTGACGGGCTCCGACGGCCCGGGATTCGGCAATATCGACGGGGATCAGGGAGACCGGCCGCATCTTCTCGACGCCTCGGTGTTGGGGCGCAACGTCAACCATCCGGACACATCGATCACGATGCTGCCACGGGCCGCCTTCGCCTACCTGCGAGTGGGCGACCGGCGCGGCAACCTCGGGTCCAACACGTTCCGCAAGGACGGCGTCACGAACGTGAACGCGTCGTTGGCGCGTTCGTTTTCCGCCGGCGGGGACAGGCGGCTCACGTTCCGGGCGGAATCGATCAACTTCCTGAACACTCCGCAGTTCGCCGAGCCGACCAAGGAACTGACGAGCCCGAGCTTCGGCTTCATCACGAACACACTCAACGATGGTCGAGCATTCCGCCTGAGCCTGCGGCTCGGGTTTTGA
- a CDS encoding class I SAM-dependent methyltransferase, which translates to MTKSDHAQSIAVKRAQVEFHNFASLGQPEVSLPVYAEENRRRGALIHRNLDFIGEMTPFLEVGANAGHTSYLLANDFGAAGFALDISADALRHGVFLMDHWQYDRAPVRVGGDALNLPFRDGALRFVMTHQTLSQFMDIDAVFAEIHRVLAPGGVFLFSEEPIRRMLSLRLYRCPYYDTMKPWERRLYDWGLLGFLVKDVIGAHQEESFGIRQNHRMTLPDWVALMGRHFPEHRTEIVVPQRGFAERWVRSLGLRLDKHGSDWVPARLLGGTLAAFCRKAGAAAPVAPMTRFEELLRCPDCHGALERTQDDGLRCGACSYDAPNEGGVYNLIRSEERRELYPGARADLIDFTQPGHEERLRGAWGELEGVFGAKYRWLSGAPAVALLERLREAPQRLRIRGHAHERVFEQGRPVRVAVRVNGAPLETFPLERNGLFVLEADLPDARQYEVEIQASPEWEAPPDDRRFTVNVSMVRLIDRG; encoded by the coding sequence GTGACCAAGTCCGATCACGCGCAGTCGATCGCGGTGAAGCGCGCGCAGGTGGAGTTTCACAACTTCGCTTCGTTGGGCCAGCCGGAAGTGAGTCTGCCCGTGTATGCGGAAGAGAACCGGCGGCGCGGGGCCCTGATTCACCGCAATCTCGATTTCATCGGCGAGATGACGCCATTTCTGGAAGTGGGGGCGAACGCCGGACACACGTCCTATTTGCTGGCGAACGATTTCGGCGCCGCGGGGTTCGCGTTGGACATCTCGGCCGATGCGCTGCGGCATGGCGTGTTCCTGATGGACCACTGGCAGTACGATCGCGCGCCGGTGCGGGTGGGCGGCGACGCGCTGAATCTTCCTTTCCGGGACGGGGCGCTGCGATTCGTGATGACACACCAGACGCTCAGCCAGTTCATGGATATCGACGCCGTGTTCGCCGAAATCCATCGCGTGCTGGCGCCGGGCGGCGTGTTTCTTTTTTCGGAAGAGCCGATCCGGCGGATGCTATCGCTGCGGCTCTACCGGTGTCCTTATTACGACACGATGAAGCCGTGGGAGCGCCGGCTCTACGATTGGGGGCTGCTAGGGTTTCTGGTGAAGGACGTGATCGGCGCGCACCAGGAGGAGAGCTTCGGGATCCGGCAGAATCACCGGATGACGCTGCCGGATTGGGTGGCGCTGATGGGGCGGCATTTTCCGGAGCATCGGACCGAGATCGTGGTGCCGCAGCGGGGATTCGCCGAGCGCTGGGTTCGTTCCCTCGGTTTGCGGCTGGACAAGCATGGGTCCGATTGGGTGCCGGCGCGGCTTCTCGGCGGGACGCTGGCGGCGTTTTGCCGTAAGGCTGGCGCGGCGGCTCCGGTGGCGCCGATGACGCGGTTCGAGGAACTGCTGCGGTGTCCGGATTGCCACGGAGCGCTCGAACGAACCCAGGACGACGGGCTGCGCTGCGGGGCGTGTTCGTACGATGCCCCGAACGAGGGCGGCGTCTACAATCTCATCCGGAGCGAGGAGCGCCGGGAACTGTATCCAGGGGCGCGCGCGGATCTGATCGACTTCACACAACCGGGTCACGAAGAGCGGCTGCGCGGAGCCTGGGGGGAACTCGAGGGCGTGTTTGGCGCAAAGTACCGATGGCTAAGCGGGGCTCCGGCGGTGGCGCTGCTCGAGAGGCTGCGCGAGGCGCCGCAGCGGCTTCGGATTCGGGGCCACGCGCATGAACGGGTATTCGAGCAGGGCCGTCCGGTGCGGGTGGCGGTGCGGGTGAACGGGGCGCCGCTCGAGACGTTTCCGCTGGAGCGCAACGGGCTGTTCGTGCTGGAGGCGGACTTGCCGGATGCGCGGCAGTACGAGGTGGAGATCCAGGCGTCGCCTGAGTGGGAGGCTCCGCCGGACGACCGGCGGTTCACGGTGAACGTGTCGATGGTGCGGCTGATCGACCGGGGGTAG
- a CDS encoding glycosyltransferase family 2 protein: protein MAYSEQAAPPVALVIPALNEAPVIAAMLDAIPPGLFRQVIVADNGSSDGTGPIAAAHGAEVVREPERGYGAACLRAIEQIDAECSIVMFMQADLSEDPAEAVSLVAPILDGRADFVLGSRALGGAEPGALLAHQAMGNALATGLIAAIWGHRYTDLGPFRAIRVDRLRGLGMSERNYGWTIEMQIRAIEEGLRVMEIPVRYRVRAAGENKVSGQLGASFRAGVKILEVIWRLWRRRRRR, encoded by the coding sequence ATGGCCTATTCCGAGCAAGCGGCGCCTCCGGTTGCGTTGGTGATCCCGGCGTTGAACGAAGCGCCGGTGATCGCGGCGATGTTGGACGCGATTCCGCCGGGCCTGTTCCGGCAGGTGATCGTGGCGGACAACGGTTCGAGCGACGGAACGGGTCCGATTGCGGCGGCGCATGGGGCTGAAGTGGTGCGCGAGCCCGAGCGGGGGTACGGGGCGGCATGCCTGCGCGCCATCGAGCAGATTGACGCCGAGTGTTCCATAGTCATGTTCATGCAGGCGGACCTCTCCGAAGATCCGGCCGAGGCCGTATCGCTGGTTGCCCCTATTTTGGACGGACGCGCCGACTTTGTGTTAGGTTCCCGGGCGCTAGGCGGAGCCGAACCGGGGGCGCTGCTGGCGCATCAGGCGATGGGGAACGCGCTGGCCACGGGGCTGATCGCGGCGATCTGGGGCCATCGCTACACGGACTTGGGGCCGTTCCGCGCGATTCGCGTGGACCGGCTGCGGGGGCTCGGCATGAGCGAGCGGAACTACGGCTGGACGATCGAGATGCAGATTCGGGCGATTGAGGAAGGGCTGAGGGTGATGGAGATTCCGGTGCGGTACCGGGTGCGGGCGGCGGGAGAGAATAAAGTGTCCGGGCAATTGGGGGCAAGTTTCCGCGCGGGCGTGAAGATCCTCGAGGTTATCTGGCGGCTGTGGAGGAGGCGCCGGCGGCGATGA
- a CDS encoding mechanosensitive ion channel family protein, whose amino-acid sequence MNYEQILNSLQNLSDRLLIPSVLFVVVFAAGWIARQILFRKLRKLAAATKVRIDDVLLDSLRFPVLLWMLILAIHVATQNADLSPRASALVAKTLLVLWMVSVTWTLANLAGKVVILYGDRLQGALPVTTITQSLAVILVAVTGGLLILNALGISIAPILTALGVGGLAVALALQDTLANFFAGFYISVSGQIRLNDYVKLDSGDEGYITDIGWRTTVLRTLPNNAVLIPNAKLAQAIVTNYHLPNQPMSLLVPVGVSYDSDPDHIERILIDEATAAAGEVPGLLADPAPFVRFIPGFGDSSLNFTLICRVKEFVDQYLVQHELRKRIFARFRREGVEIPFPIRTVYLRGEGAEALKTRAAGSGGMLDHR is encoded by the coding sequence GTGAATTATGAACAAATATTAAACAGTCTTCAGAACCTCTCGGACCGCCTGCTCATCCCCTCTGTCCTGTTCGTCGTCGTCTTCGCCGCCGGCTGGATCGCCAGGCAGATCCTGTTCCGGAAACTGCGAAAGCTGGCCGCGGCCACCAAGGTCCGCATCGACGATGTCCTCCTCGACTCGCTCCGGTTCCCGGTCCTGCTATGGATGCTCATCCTCGCCATCCACGTCGCCACTCAGAACGCCGACCTCTCGCCGCGCGCATCGGCCCTCGTCGCCAAGACTCTGCTCGTGCTCTGGATGGTCTCCGTCACCTGGACCCTTGCCAACCTCGCCGGCAAAGTCGTCATTCTCTACGGAGACAGGCTCCAGGGCGCCCTCCCCGTCACCACCATCACGCAATCGCTGGCCGTCATCCTCGTCGCCGTCACGGGCGGCCTGCTCATCCTCAACGCGCTCGGCATTTCGATCGCACCGATCCTCACCGCCTTGGGCGTCGGCGGCTTGGCCGTCGCCCTCGCCCTCCAGGATACGCTCGCCAACTTCTTCGCCGGCTTCTACATCAGCGTCTCCGGCCAGATCCGCCTCAACGACTACGTCAAGCTCGACTCGGGCGACGAAGGCTACATCACCGACATCGGCTGGCGCACCACCGTTCTGCGGACGCTGCCCAACAACGCCGTCCTGATTCCGAACGCCAAGCTCGCCCAGGCCATCGTCACCAACTATCATCTGCCCAACCAGCCGATGTCCCTGCTGGTGCCCGTCGGCGTGAGCTATGACTCGGACCCCGATCACATCGAGCGCATTCTCATTGACGAAGCTACGGCCGCCGCCGGCGAAGTCCCTGGCCTGCTCGCCGATCCGGCCCCCTTCGTCCGCTTTATCCCCGGCTTCGGCGACTCCTCGCTCAACTTCACCCTCATCTGCCGCGTAAAGGAATTCGTCGACCAGTACCTGGTCCAGCACGAACTCCGCAAACGCATCTTCGCCCGCTTCCGCCGCGAAGGCGTCGAGATCCCCTTCCCCATCCGCACCGTCTACCTGCGCGGCGAAGGCGCCGAGGCCCTCAAAACCCGAGCCGCAGGCTCAGGCGGAATGCTCGACCATCGTTGA
- a CDS encoding DUF2905 domain-containing protein: protein MDVGRTLIAIGVVCVIAGLAVSYGGRLPFRLGRLPGDIAIEGKNGSFYFPLTTCLLLSGVLMLVRWLIAKR from the coding sequence ATGGACGTTGGCCGGACACTCATCGCCATCGGCGTGGTTTGTGTTATCGCTGGCCTGGCGGTGAGCTACGGCGGGCGTCTGCCGTTCCGGTTGGGGCGGCTGCCGGGCGACATCGCGATCGAGGGCAAGAACGGATCGTTCTATTTTCCGTTGACCACGTGTCTGCTGTTGAGCGGAGTATTGATGCTGGTGCGTTGGCTGATCGCGAAGCGCTAG
- a CDS encoding TIM barrel protein — MPPIPPNQQQSLVERLTAACGGAYSPEQRRRYFLTGPQWAAAYEGNALFHAPTREAIGFERVIEEYARIGIGHWTTHDTDVIPTDALGTAKQEEIVAGIKASLAKNGLACSMVTTETFHHAVWAGSPAAEAPEVREYAKWRLGNTVRIGHELGASYAVYWPGSLGYYVQGAIEETQTLEWYADGLNAACEADIAIAKEKGRPTLKHCMEAKPFEPQAEILLPTSDAMLAFIFSGLLRHPDMVGLNPEYLHELMWGAAPRAALARALMCKKLFHFDINDGYRLKHDVDIAVALVNPLDWLNVLVLLRTHGYSGPFNLDYKPPRTTSTHGVFHVSFPTAVDRFITLWEMAGDVSTDPVISEATSALKSGGGGDPRDVASVTAANKEMLTLHELIAHRLFQILIGQHRGRVYSI, encoded by the coding sequence ATGCCTCCTATTCCTCCGAACCAGCAGCAATCCCTCGTTGAGCGCCTGACGGCGGCGTGCGGCGGCGCCTATTCGCCCGAGCAGCGGCGGCGCTACTTTCTAACCGGTCCGCAGTGGGCGGCGGCGTACGAGGGCAACGCGTTGTTCCATGCGCCGACGCGGGAAGCGATCGGCTTTGAACGCGTGATCGAGGAGTACGCGCGGATCGGGATCGGCCACTGGACGACGCACGATACCGACGTGATCCCGACCGACGCGCTGGGGACGGCGAAGCAGGAAGAGATCGTGGCCGGCATCAAGGCGAGCCTTGCGAAGAACGGGCTGGCGTGCTCGATGGTGACCACGGAGACGTTTCACCACGCGGTGTGGGCGGGGTCGCCGGCGGCGGAAGCGCCGGAGGTTCGCGAGTACGCGAAGTGGCGTTTGGGGAACACGGTGCGGATCGGGCATGAACTGGGCGCGAGCTACGCGGTGTACTGGCCGGGTTCGCTCGGCTACTACGTGCAAGGAGCGATCGAGGAGACCCAGACGCTCGAGTGGTACGCCGACGGCTTGAACGCGGCGTGCGAGGCCGACATCGCGATCGCGAAGGAGAAGGGGCGGCCGACGCTGAAGCACTGTATGGAGGCGAAGCCGTTCGAGCCGCAGGCGGAGATCCTGCTACCGACGTCGGATGCGATGCTGGCGTTCATCTTCAGCGGCTTGCTGAGGCATCCGGACATGGTGGGGCTGAATCCGGAGTATCTGCACGAGCTCATGTGGGGAGCGGCGCCGCGGGCGGCATTGGCGCGGGCGCTGATGTGCAAGAAGCTGTTCCACTTCGATATCAACGACGGATACCGGCTGAAGCACGACGTGGATATCGCGGTGGCTCTGGTGAATCCACTCGACTGGTTGAACGTGCTGGTGCTGCTGCGGACGCACGGCTACAGCGGACCGTTCAATCTCGACTACAAGCCGCCGCGGACGACCTCCACGCACGGTGTCTTCCACGTGAGCTTCCCGACGGCGGTGGACCGTTTCATCACGCTTTGGGAGATGGCGGGCGACGTTTCGACGGACCCGGTGATCAGCGAGGCGACGAGCGCACTGAAATCGGGCGGCGGCGGCGATCCGCGGGACGTGGCGAGCGTCACGGCGGCGAACAAAGAGATGCTGACGCTGCATGAGCTGATCGCGCACCGGCTGTTCCAGATTCTCATCGGGCAGCACCGCGGACGCGTCTACTCGATCTAG